One window of Helicobacter winghamensis ATCC BAA-430 genomic DNA carries:
- the fabZ gene encoding 3-hydroxyacyl-ACP dehydratase FabZ, with protein sequence MIFDVQKIREILPHRYPLLLVDRITAITPNVSIEGYKNVTINEDVFNGHFPVQPIYPGVYIIEGMAQTGGVLAFVSMFGENANNNGDKIVYFMSIDKAKFRNPVVPGDRLTYKLEVIKQKGGIWVLQGYAYVDEKLVAEAELKAMVVDNAEKKA encoded by the coding sequence ATGATTTTTGATGTGCAAAAGATTCGTGAGATTTTACCCCATCGTTATCCATTATTGTTAGTGGATAGAATCACAGCAATTACTCCAAATGTAAGTATTGAAGGCTATAAAAATGTAACAATTAATGAGGATGTGTTTAATGGGCATTTTCCAGTCCAGCCTATTTATCCGGGTGTGTATATCATTGAAGGAATGGCACAAACAGGAGGCGTTCTAGCGTTTGTGAGTATGTTTGGTGAGAATGCAAATAATAATGGCGATAAAATCGTGTATTTTATGAGTATTGATAAAGCTAAGTTTAGAAATCCTGTAGTCCCTGGCGATAGACTAACTTATAAGCTTGAAGTGATAAAGCAAAAAGGGGGGATTTGGGTGCTTCAAGGTTATGCGTATGTTGATGAAAAACTTGTTGCAGAAGCAGAGCTTAAAGCGATGGTTGTAGATAATGCAGAGAAAAAGGCATAA
- the glcD gene encoding glycolate oxidase subunit GlcD yields MTNQNIKDLEAIVGKGECFSDKAHLSAYCYDATKERKYPECVVFPHNEEEVSEILKYCNTHLIPVIPRGAGSGFTGGSLAVNGGVVLALEKHMNQILEIDMENMVARVQPGVVNMQLQKAVEAVGLFYPPDPASEHYSTLGGNVSENAGGMRAAKYGITKDFVMALRAVLPNGDIIRAGKKTIKDVAGYNIAGILIASEGTLGVITEITLKLLSKPKFKQSAMGVFPSIQSAMNAVYKTMASGVTPVAMEFLDNLSIRAVEEKFNKGLPKDAGAILITEVDGNLPEEITYQINKIEEKFCENGAVNFIKANNEEEVADLWFARKNASPSITIYGSKKLNEDITVPRSKLPELLERIAEVSKKYGVVIPCFGHTGDGNVHTNVMVDGSNPQELEKGHKAIEEIFKITVELGGTLSGEHGIGLSKAPFMHLAFSEEEMQLFRSIKQAFDPNNILNPGKMGL; encoded by the coding sequence ATGACAAATCAAAATATTAAAGATCTTGAAGCCATTGTTGGTAAGGGAGAGTGCTTTAGTGATAAGGCGCATTTAAGTGCGTATTGTTATGATGCAACAAAGGAACGAAAATATCCAGAATGTGTTGTATTTCCTCATAATGAAGAAGAAGTGAGTGAGATTTTAAAATATTGTAATACGCATTTAATTCCCGTGATTCCACGCGGTGCAGGAAGTGGTTTTACTGGAGGTTCGCTAGCGGTAAATGGTGGTGTTGTGCTAGCACTAGAAAAACATATGAACCAAATCTTAGAAATTGATATGGAGAATATGGTAGCAAGGGTGCAGCCTGGAGTTGTCAATATGCAACTTCAAAAAGCAGTGGAAGCTGTGGGGCTGTTTTATCCGCCAGATCCTGCAAGCGAGCATTATTCTACGCTTGGTGGAAATGTGAGTGAGAATGCTGGGGGAATGCGTGCGGCAAAATATGGAATCACAAAAGACTTTGTAATGGCGTTACGCGCAGTGTTGCCAAATGGGGATATTATCCGTGCTGGCAAAAAAACGATTAAAGATGTGGCAGGTTATAATATTGCTGGAATCTTAATTGCGAGTGAAGGCACGCTGGGTGTGATTACAGAGATTACGCTAAAACTTTTAAGTAAGCCAAAGTTTAAACAAAGTGCTATGGGTGTATTTCCTAGTATTCAATCTGCAATGAATGCTGTGTATAAGACAATGGCAAGTGGAGTTACGCCTGTGGCAATGGAGTTTTTGGATAATCTTAGCATTAGAGCTGTAGAAGAGAAGTTTAATAAAGGCTTACCAAAAGATGCTGGAGCGATTTTGATTACAGAAGTAGATGGAAATTTGCCTGAAGAAATTACTTATCAAATTAATAAGATAGAAGAGAAATTCTGTGAAAATGGTGCGGTTAATTTTATTAAAGCAAACAATGAAGAAGAAGTAGCGGATTTATGGTTTGCGCGCAAAAATGCAAGCCCTAGCATTACGATTTATGGAAGCAAAAAATTAAATGAAGATATCACTGTGCCGCGTTCAAAACTTCCAGAGCTTTTAGAAAGAATTGCAGAAGTGTCTAAAAAATATGGTGTTGTAATTCCGTGTTTTGGGCATACAGGAGATGGCAATGTGCATACAAATGTAATGGTTGATGGATCAAATCCCCAAGAGTTAGAAAAGGGGCATAAGGCAATTGAGGAGATTTTTAAAATCACAGTAGAGCTTGGTGGAACGCTTAGTGGAGAGCATGGGATTGGGCTTTCTAAAGCACCTTTTATGCATTTGGCTTTCTCTGAAGAAGAAATGCAGTTATTTCGCTCCATTAAGCAGGCTTTTGATCCCAATAATATTTTAAATCCAGGCAAAATGGGATTATAA
- a CDS encoding plasminogen-binding N-terminal domain-containing protein, with product MKFLNSFQYFLKYSLFLVLFNVFSYASPFGNKLIVPIVELDEDFRHYAYVPAFDLKVGESGEIVRWFTKEHSAIVARAAVVEIKDNRAKIAFEPFEGLEQGAFPAPILYPKKNDEVIFRAFNDRAFLVAPSQEIYEKIKAVYPDVTWLHPDLLAAYLMDVGHTSPVKGDFRRVCTQYAAGIVYLVNLNEGQALDCQTFKPVKKDYITGRAPINERMLPFFSRIGSDNQAWFSYLINDVTTQDYYLYFDALLKGEIKDEDATFFGRVTRYFTNQIKNIF from the coding sequence ATGAAATTTTTAAATTCCTTTCAATACTTCTTGAAATATTCCTTGTTTCTTGTGCTTTTTAATGTTTTTTCCTATGCTTCTCCTTTTGGAAATAAACTTATTGTTCCCATTGTAGAGTTAGATGAAGATTTTAGGCATTATGCTTATGTTCCAGCTTTTGATTTAAAAGTTGGTGAAAGTGGAGAGATTGTGCGCTGGTTTACAAAAGAGCATTCAGCTATTGTTGCTAGGGCTGCTGTTGTGGAGATTAAAGATAATCGCGCTAAAATCGCATTTGAACCATTTGAGGGCTTGGAACAAGGAGCATTTCCAGCACCAATTTTGTATCCAAAGAAAAATGATGAAGTGATTTTTCGTGCATTTAATGATCGCGCATTTTTGGTAGCCCCTTCTCAAGAAATTTATGAAAAGATTAAAGCAGTATATCCTGATGTTACTTGGTTGCATCCAGATTTGTTAGCGGCATATTTAATGGATGTTGGACATACATCACCTGTTAAAGGGGATTTTCGTAGGGTTTGCACGCAATATGCTGCTGGGATTGTGTATTTAGTCAATCTTAATGAAGGGCAAGCATTGGATTGCCAAACTTTTAAGCCTGTAAAGAAAGATTATATTACAGGGCGCGCACCAATTAATGAGAGAATGTTGCCTTTTTTTTCGCGTATTGGAAGCGATAATCAAGCGTGGTTTTCTTATCTTATAAATGATGTTACAACACAAGATTATTATTTGTATTTTGATGCACTTTTAAAGGGTGAGATTAAAGATGAAGACGCAACATTTTTTGGGCGCGTAACAAGGTATTTTACAAATCAAATTAAAAATATTTTTTAA
- a CDS encoding cation acetate symporter: MEKSIKLTLGVLFGASLANAASFDVENVTQNAFNPIAVTMFLIFVLGTLLITYYSNKKSQSASGFYTAGGNITGMQNGTAIAGDFMSAASFLGITALVFTNGFDGLIYSIGFLAGWPIILFLIAEKFRNLGKFTFADITAYRLNAKPIRVISAVSALSVIVFYLIAQMVGAGQLIQLLFGLPYTVAVVLVGILMICYVVFGGMHATTWVQIIKAILLLGGATFMAIMILYLTKFDLSYYFSQAVQNHPKGEAIMLPGGFLPDTISALSLGLALMFGTAGLPHILMRFFTVKDAKEARKSVFYATGLIGYFYILTFIIGFGAIALLLGNPQFTNADGSFNGITNMVAITLAQAIGGDYFLGFISAVAFATILAVVAGLAISGAGAISHDLFVNVCKDGQCDPKLEMKVTKMATIGIGIFAIVLGIVFENQNVAFTVGLAFAIAASVNFPILLLSIYWKELTTKGAFWGGLIGLVTVVTMVLLSPSIWVKSFGFAEAIFPYDHPALFSMPLTFVLIYIISKLDNSERAVVDRAGFNAQDFRAQSGVGISEAVAH, encoded by the coding sequence ATGGAAAAAAGTATTAAACTAACTTTGGGGGTATTGTTTGGTGCAAGTCTTGCAAATGCTGCTAGCTTTGATGTGGAGAATGTTACGCAAAATGCGTTTAATCCTATTGCAGTAACGATGTTTTTAATTTTTGTGCTTGGCACTTTGCTAATTACTTATTATTCAAACAAAAAAAGCCAAAGCGCAAGTGGATTTTACACAGCAGGTGGGAATATTACAGGAATGCAAAATGGGACAGCAATTGCTGGAGATTTTATGAGCGCGGCTAGTTTTCTTGGGATTACAGCACTTGTTTTTACAAATGGTTTTGATGGGCTAATTTATTCTATTGGATTTCTTGCTGGCTGGCCTATTATTTTGTTTTTGATTGCGGAGAAGTTTAGAAATCTTGGTAAATTCACCTTCGCGGATATTACGGCGTATCGCTTAAATGCAAAGCCTATTCGTGTGATTTCAGCAGTTTCTGCACTTAGTGTGATTGTATTTTATCTTATCGCGCAAATGGTGGGTGCTGGGCAACTTATCCAACTCTTGTTTGGACTTCCTTACACGGTGGCTGTTGTGCTTGTTGGGATTTTGATGATTTGTTATGTTGTCTTTGGTGGAATGCACGCAACAACTTGGGTGCAAATTATCAAGGCGATTTTGTTGCTTGGTGGAGCTACTTTTATGGCGATTATGATTTTGTATTTAACAAAGTTTGATTTGAGTTATTATTTTTCACAGGCAGTGCAAAATCATCCTAAAGGTGAGGCAATAATGCTGCCGGGAGGATTTTTACCAGATACGATTTCTGCGCTATCTTTAGGGCTTGCGTTAATGTTTGGAACAGCTGGATTGCCACATATTTTAATGCGCTTTTTTACTGTAAAAGACGCAAAAGAGGCTAGAAAGTCTGTATTTTATGCGACAGGATTAATTGGATATTTTTATATCTTAACTTTTATTATTGGATTTGGAGCAATTGCATTATTGCTTGGGAATCCACAATTTACAAATGCTGATGGAAGTTTTAATGGAATCACAAATATGGTGGCAATCACTCTTGCACAGGCTATTGGTGGGGATTATTTCTTAGGATTTATTTCTGCGGTTGCTTTTGCTACGATTTTAGCAGTTGTTGCTGGGCTTGCAATTTCTGGGGCTGGGGCGATTTCTCATGATTTGTTTGTAAATGTTTGCAAAGATGGGCAATGTGATCCAAAACTTGAGATGAAAGTTACTAAAATGGCAACCATTGGGATTGGAATTTTTGCGATTGTTTTGGGAATTGTGTTTGAGAATCAAAATGTTGCATTTACCGTAGGACTTGCTTTTGCAATTGCAGCAAGTGTAAATTTTCCGATTTTGCTTTTAAGTATCTATTGGAAAGAGCTGACTACAAAAGGTGCGTTTTGGGGAGGATTAATCGGGCTTGTAACGGTTGTTACAATGGTTCTTTTAAGTCCTAGTATTTGGGTAAAAAGCTTTGGATTTGCAGAGGCAATTTTTCCTTACGATCACCCAGCTCTTTTTTCAATGCCACTAACTTTTGTGTTAATTTATATTATCTCAAAACTAGATAATAGCGAGCGTGCAGTAGTGGATAGAGCAGGATTTAATGCACAAGACTTTCGTGCGCAAAGTGGAGTTGGGATTAGCGAAGCGGTGGCGCATTGA
- a CDS encoding DUF485 domain-containing protein, producing the protein MRKNVDYQQSIQEFKKFVSFRNKVALWLSAIVLVCYYAFVISIGLFPDILGYRLGPSSITLGIIVGIFLIALCITATGLYTFLANQYFDRQQDGILQNLEQSGALEELKNGKKY; encoded by the coding sequence ATGAGAAAAAATGTGGATTATCAACAATCTATCCAGGAATTTAAAAAATTTGTTTCCTTTAGAAACAAAGTAGCGTTGTGGTTATCTGCCATTGTTCTAGTTTGTTATTACGCTTTTGTTATTAGTATAGGGCTTTTTCCAGATATTTTAGGGTATCGTCTAGGTCCTAGCTCAATTACACTTGGAATTATTGTCGGAATCTTTTTGATTGCCCTGTGTATCACGGCTACTGGTCTTTATACATTTTTAGCAAACCAGTATTTTGACAGGCAACAAGATGGGATTTTGCAAAATTTAGAGCAAAGCGGAGCATTGGAGGAATTGAAAAATGGAAAAAAGTATTAA
- the ribD gene encoding bifunctional diaminohydroxyphosphoribosylaminopyrimidine deaminase/5-amino-6-(5-phosphoribosylamino)uracil reductase RibD → MVNKMLAHAFYLDLCLQCAWKEQLKTLPNPAVAALVLDENGAIVSLESHKECGKPHAEVLALQKAYAALSGDNAILSLKESQAIHSYLLKNAIPIFKDTMLYVTLEPCSSNKKGKTPSCATLLKTLKPKCVIIATQDCDKSAKGGAQELIEAGICVIKAWEVEALQAIHKQANALLLPFRLLQTQGKFMLFKYASRLDGSIDGGQISTHQAQSLMHDYRTKADVLLISGESVRVDNPRLDTRFATLEQRNPNVAILTRQKDFPKSAPLFEIPNRKVEILHSLEQVKALHGFIFCEGGSGLFKALQNSMDLTLVILSPNFKRDSNLTMSLNANFNLLHSEQIADDIFLWLIPKD, encoded by the coding sequence AAACGCTTCCAAACCCTGCTGTCGCAGCTTTAGTGCTAGATGAAAATGGGGCGATTGTAAGCTTAGAATCTCACAAAGAATGTGGTAAGCCCCACGCGGAAGTGTTAGCTTTACAAAAAGCCTATGCAGCCCTAAGTGGCGATAATGCGATTTTGTCTTTAAAGGAATCTCAAGCAATTCATTCCTATCTTTTGAAAAATGCGATTCCAATTTTTAAGGATACAATGCTTTATGTAACCCTAGAGCCTTGCAGTAGCAATAAAAAGGGTAAAACACCTTCGTGTGCTACTTTGCTTAAAACTCTAAAGCCAAAATGTGTAATCATTGCTACACAAGATTGCGATAAAAGTGCAAAAGGCGGCGCACAAGAGCTTATAGAAGCAGGAATTTGTGTGATTAAAGCGTGGGAGGTGGAAGCCTTACAAGCAATCCATAAACAAGCAAATGCACTTTTGCTTCCCTTTAGATTGTTGCAAACACAGGGTAAATTTATGCTTTTTAAATATGCAAGCAGGCTTGATGGTAGCATTGATGGTGGGCAAATTAGCACACACCAAGCACAAAGCCTAATGCACGATTATCGCACAAAAGCTGATGTGTTGCTAATTTCTGGAGAGAGTGTGCGTGTGGATAATCCGCGTCTTGATACGCGCTTTGCGACTTTAGAGCAAAGAAATCCAAATGTAGCGATTCTAACGCGTCAAAAGGACTTCCCAAAATCCGCGCCTTTATTTGAAATTCCAAATCGTAAAGTAGAGATTTTACATAGCCTAGAGCAAGTGAAAGCCTTGCATGGTTTTATCTTTTGTGAAGGGGGATCTGGGCTTTTTAAGGCACTTCAAAATTCTATGGATTTAACACTTGTGATTTTAAGCCCAAATTTCAAAAGGGATTCCAATCTTACAATGTCGCTAAATGCAAACTTTAATCTACTTCATAGTGAGCAAATTGCAGATGATATTTTTCTGTGGCTTATACCAAAGGACTAA